In Jatrophihabitans sp., a genomic segment contains:
- a CDS encoding glycosyltransferase family 2 protein, whose amino-acid sequence MTNARLSDVDISLVIPAKDEVKTIAPLVAEIVSAMRQRPEFSYEIVFVDDGSTDGTWDSIEAVAAVDPRVRALRFRSNFGKAAALAAGFAEAHGEIIITMDADMQDDPNELPRMLAMLESGFDLVTGYKRDRKDPLGKRLPSKLFNRATGVVTGLKLNDHNSGLRVARKEIYDVVPLYGELHRYVPALAHANGFRVTEIPVNHRPRLHGVSKYGLERYARGALDLLTVVSITRYGRRPSHLLGGLGLMFGVLGSLILTYLLAVWLFTDNGIGTRPLLQLGILLEMLAVQLIGMGLLAELIIHRTDRNFDTSVPLRSRTRPIPNVPAVSGVPVADTGVETAVLANDGAPAATTAPVAAGATSMPAASTETTVLPALTPQNSQPPTDPALARPRAN is encoded by the coding sequence GTGACCAACGCACGCCTGTCAGACGTGGACATCTCCCTTGTCATTCCTGCCAAGGACGAGGTCAAGACGATCGCTCCGCTGGTCGCCGAGATCGTCAGCGCGATGCGGCAGCGGCCGGAGTTCAGCTACGAGATCGTCTTCGTCGACGACGGCAGCACCGACGGCACCTGGGACTCGATCGAGGCGGTCGCGGCCGTCGACCCGCGGGTGCGGGCGCTGCGGTTCCGCAGCAACTTCGGCAAGGCCGCCGCGCTGGCGGCCGGCTTCGCCGAGGCGCACGGCGAGATCATCATCACGATGGACGCCGACATGCAGGACGACCCCAACGAGCTGCCCCGGATGCTGGCCATGCTGGAGAGCGGCTTCGACCTGGTCACCGGCTACAAGCGCGACCGCAAGGACCCGCTCGGCAAGCGGCTGCCGTCCAAGCTGTTCAACCGCGCCACCGGCGTGGTCACCGGCCTGAAGCTCAACGACCACAACAGCGGCCTGCGGGTGGCCCGCAAAGAGATCTATGACGTGGTGCCGCTGTACGGCGAGCTACACCGTTACGTCCCGGCGCTGGCGCACGCCAACGGCTTCCGGGTCACCGAGATCCCGGTCAACCACCGGCCGCGGCTGCACGGGGTGTCCAAGTACGGCCTGGAACGCTATGCCCGCGGCGCGCTCGACCTGCTCACCGTCGTCTCGATCACCCGGTACGGCCGGCGGCCCTCGCACCTGCTGGGCGGGCTCGGCCTGATGTTCGGCGTGCTCGGCTCGCTGATCCTGACCTACCTGCTGGCGGTCTGGCTGTTCACCGACAACGGCATCGGCACCCGGCCGCTGCTTCAGTTGGGCATCCTGCTCGAGATGCTGGCCGTCCAGCTGATCGGCATGGGGCTGCTGGCCGAGCTGATCATCCATCGGACAGATCGCAACTTCGACACCTCGGTGCCGTTGCGCAGCAGGACCCGGCCGATTCCGAACGTGCCCGCCGTGTCGGGCGTGCCGGTGGCCGACACCGGCGTCGAGACCGCGGTGCTGGCGAACGACGGCGCGCCGGCAGCCACCACCGCTCCGGTTGCCGCCGGCGCCACCTCGATGCCGGCGGCCTCGACCGAGACCACGGTGCTGCCCGCGCTGACCCCGCAGAACTCGCAGCCCCCGACCGATCCGGCGCTGGCCCGGCCGCGGGCGAACTGA
- a CDS encoding class I SAM-dependent methyltransferase produces the protein MTNKPNALLRAKGLYAAGARGAGSVLTRAGLLSEQPPSRDQRTKHWMYSLTRAYDSLAIAELDVPWWTYRAVDVVEAWLTAHPKPVRVFEYGSGASTLWLAKRADEVHSVEHHREFGEHLRPSLAPLANVDFRIVEPVPSDAPVVGSRKEGAAGLDFAGYVASIDDVPGEFSLIVIDGRAREACLERARHRLEPGGVIVFDNTRRRRYREAIQRSGMAERRLTGLTPTLPYPDQTSILTAP, from the coding sequence GTGACCAACAAGCCGAACGCGCTGTTGCGCGCCAAGGGGCTTTACGCGGCCGGCGCGCGGGGAGCCGGCTCGGTGCTGACCAGGGCGGGCCTGCTGAGCGAGCAGCCCCCGTCGCGCGATCAGCGCACCAAGCACTGGATGTACAGCCTGACCCGGGCCTATGACTCGCTGGCGATCGCCGAGCTGGACGTGCCGTGGTGGACCTACCGGGCCGTCGACGTGGTCGAGGCTTGGCTGACTGCTCACCCCAAGCCGGTCCGGGTGTTCGAGTACGGCTCGGGCGCCAGCACCCTGTGGCTGGCCAAGCGGGCCGATGAGGTGCATTCGGTCGAGCATCACCGCGAGTTCGGCGAGCACCTGCGGCCCTCGCTGGCGCCGCTGGCCAACGTCGACTTCCGAATCGTCGAGCCGGTGCCCTCGGACGCTCCGGTGGTCGGCTCCCGCAAAGAAGGCGCGGCCGGCCTGGACTTCGCCGGCTACGTGGCCAGCATCGACGACGTGCCCGGTGAGTTCTCGCTCATCGTGATCGACGGGCGCGCTCGCGAGGCCTGCCTGGAACGGGCCCGGCACCGGCTCGAACCGGGCGGCGTCATCGTCTTCGACAACACCCGCCGGCGTCGCTACCGCGAGGCGATCCAGCGGTCCGGAATGGCCGAGCGCCGGCTGACCGGTCTCACCCCGACCCTTCCCTACCCCGACCAGACCTCGATCCTGACGGCCCCGTGA
- a CDS encoding lysylphosphatidylglycerol synthase domain-containing protein — protein sequence MSVPVSDSDASAALPTPTPTPSPTPAPPDQPTRSRLAVALKAGGLVIAVLAVALCVLTLAREWNSISDALADARPGWLLLALLTAAAAMTGLGLLWWRCLQVFGAATRRRDAVAWYFGGELGKYVPGGVWPVLGRGELAARAGISRSTGYLTTLICYAVMCVAAAVVCGVLAPFVAADGDGLSWGWLMLALIPLGVGALHPAVLGRLLAVGAKLTRGRVRIEPQPWRAMLGLTAWSIATWLLVGATSVCVTEALGYSQQPARVAFAAVAAWIIGFLAIPVPAGAGLRELVFLAISGLDNGPAVAVAAIARLLFIAVDAGGGLLGLWAVRRAGGAVTASTAATSTAATDGAPAGGALTNGSMQ from the coding sequence ATGTCCGTGCCGGTATCCGACAGCGACGCGTCAGCGGCCTTGCCGACGCCGACGCCCACGCCGTCGCCGACGCCGGCTCCGCCCGACCAGCCCACCCGGTCCCGGCTGGCGGTGGCGCTCAAGGCCGGCGGGCTGGTGATCGCGGTGCTGGCGGTCGCGCTGTGCGTGCTGACCCTGGCCCGGGAGTGGAACAGCATCTCCGACGCTCTGGCCGACGCCCGGCCCGGCTGGCTGCTGCTGGCCCTGCTGACCGCCGCGGCGGCGATGACCGGGCTGGGGCTGCTGTGGTGGCGCTGCCTGCAGGTGTTCGGGGCCGCCACCCGTCGACGGGACGCGGTGGCCTGGTACTTCGGCGGTGAGCTGGGCAAGTACGTCCCGGGCGGTGTCTGGCCGGTGCTGGGCCGCGGCGAGCTGGCCGCGCGGGCCGGCATCTCCCGCTCGACCGGGTACCTGACGACGCTGATCTGCTACGCCGTGATGTGCGTGGCCGCCGCCGTGGTGTGCGGGGTGCTCGCGCCGTTCGTGGCAGCCGACGGCGACGGCCTGAGCTGGGGCTGGCTGATGCTGGCGCTCATCCCGCTCGGCGTCGGCGCGCTGCACCCGGCGGTGCTGGGGCGGCTGCTGGCGGTGGGCGCGAAGCTGACCCGCGGCCGGGTCCGGATCGAGCCGCAGCCGTGGCGCGCCATGCTGGGCCTGACCGCCTGGTCGATCGCCACCTGGCTGCTGGTGGGCGCGACGTCGGTGTGCGTCACCGAGGCGCTGGGCTACTCCCAGCAGCCGGCTCGGGTAGCGTTCGCCGCGGTAGCGGCCTGGATCATCGGCTTTCTGGCCATCCCGGTTCCGGCCGGGGCGGGGCTGCGTGAGCTGGTGTTCCTGGCCATCAGCGGCCTGGACAACGGGCCGGCGGTCGCGGTGGCAGCCATCGCCCGGCTGCTGTTCATCGCCGTCGACGCCGGCGGCGGGCTGCTCGGGTTGTGGGCGGTGCGCCGGGCCGGCGGGGCGGTCACGGCGAGCACGGCAGCCACCAGCACGGCAGCCACCGACGGCGCGCCGGCAGGTGGCGCCTTGACGAACGGGAGCATGCAGTGA
- a CDS encoding glycosyltransferase family 1 protein: MLRVLVDATAIPAQLRGVGRYLDNVLPALVTAGVEVTALAQARDRKHFEDLGVACVPDVAVPAGRAARLAWEQYGLPGVAARLAPDVLHSPHYTHPLRWRGPLAVTVHDGTFFSDPQWHTRTKGPFFRAATRLAVRRADVCIVPAQATADELHRRLGLEPDRAQVAHLGVDTALFKPPDAEAKARARAAAGLEPAEEFIAFLGTLEPRKNVPALIRGWVSACARLAGPPPALVLAGGAGWDRDLEAAVAAVPAGLRLLRPGYLPLAELPGLLGAATVVAYPSLGEGFGLPVLEAMACGAAVLTTRRLALPEVGGEAVAYAEPTDDSIADALGWLLTDPQLREQLGQAGLARAARFTWAACAEAHLRGYEHALRRSRQEGRR; encoded by the coding sequence GTGCTGCGTGTGCTCGTCGACGCCACGGCCATCCCCGCCCAACTGCGCGGCGTCGGGCGCTACCTGGACAACGTCCTGCCTGCCCTGGTGACCGCCGGTGTCGAGGTGACAGCCCTCGCCCAGGCCCGTGACCGCAAGCATTTCGAGGACCTGGGCGTGGCCTGCGTCCCGGACGTGGCGGTGCCGGCCGGCCGGGCTGCCCGGCTGGCCTGGGAGCAGTACGGGCTGCCCGGGGTGGCGGCCCGGCTGGCCCCTGACGTGCTGCACTCGCCGCACTACACCCACCCGTTGCGCTGGCGGGGCCCGCTGGCGGTGACGGTGCACGACGGCACCTTCTTCTCCGATCCGCAGTGGCACACCCGCACCAAGGGCCCGTTCTTCCGCGCCGCGACCCGCCTGGCGGTGCGCCGGGCCGACGTCTGCATCGTGCCGGCCCAGGCCACCGCCGACGAGCTGCACCGGCGGCTGGGCCTGGAACCCGACCGGGCGCAGGTCGCGCACCTGGGCGTCGACACGGCGCTGTTCAAGCCGCCGGACGCCGAGGCCAAGGCCCGGGCCCGGGCCGCCGCCGGGCTGGAGCCGGCCGAGGAGTTCATCGCGTTCCTGGGCACCCTGGAACCCCGCAAGAACGTGCCGGCGCTGATCCGGGGCTGGGTGTCGGCCTGCGCGCGGCTCGCCGGCCCGCCGCCGGCCCTGGTGCTGGCCGGCGGCGCCGGCTGGGACCGCGACCTCGAGGCCGCGGTGGCGGCGGTGCCGGCCGGGCTGCGGCTGCTGCGTCCGGGCTACCTGCCGCTGGCCGAGCTGCCCGGCCTGCTCGGCGCGGCCACCGTGGTGGCCTACCCGAGCCTGGGCGAGGGCTTCGGGCTGCCGGTGCTGGAGGCGATGGCCTGCGGCGCGGCGGTGCTGACCACCCGGCGCCTGGCGTTGCCCGAGGTCGGCGGTGAGGCGGTCGCCTACGCCGAGCCCACCGACGACTCGATCGCCGACGCGCTGGGCTGGCTGCTGACCGACCCGCAGCTGCGCGAGCAACTGGGCCAGGCCGGCCTGGCCCGGGCGGCGCGGTTCACCTGGGCCGCCTGTGCCGAGGCGCACCTGCGCGGCTACGAGCACGCGCTGCGGCGCTCCAGGCAGGAGGGCAGGCGTTGA
- a CDS encoding glycosyltransferase family 2 protein, which translates to MTDATFDKDTVAGDTLTVVAVTFSPGSSLTSFLDSLALATDREVEVLLADNGSSDGAPEAAARRPGVRLISTGGNLGYGGGVNAGVAATGAEWVVAANPDVVWDPGSIDVLLAAAERWPRAGALGPLIRQPDGGVYPSARALPTLGRGIGHAVFGWFWPGNPWSTRYRRENEQPAERTAGWLSGSCLLLRRQAFESVGGFDPAYFMYFEDVDLGERLADAGWLNVYVPSAAVTHTGAHATSRNPSAMTSAHHRSAWLYFSRHYSGLRWLPLRLVIRLGLAVREQLSLRIAGVSAGARPHGKQRRRSDGEVRTGNAASAASAASGDNAVSADKGDVG; encoded by the coding sequence TTGACCGACGCCACGTTCGACAAGGACACCGTCGCCGGGGACACCCTCACGGTTGTCGCGGTCACCTTCTCGCCGGGCAGCTCGCTCACCAGCTTTCTGGACAGCCTGGCGCTGGCCACCGACCGTGAGGTCGAGGTGCTGCTGGCCGACAACGGCTCCAGCGACGGGGCGCCCGAGGCGGCCGCGCGGCGTCCCGGGGTCAGGCTGATCAGCACCGGCGGCAACCTCGGCTACGGCGGGGGCGTCAACGCCGGTGTCGCGGCGACCGGCGCCGAGTGGGTGGTGGCCGCCAACCCGGACGTGGTGTGGGACCCGGGCTCGATCGACGTGCTGCTGGCCGCGGCCGAGCGCTGGCCCCGCGCCGGCGCGCTCGGTCCGCTGATCCGCCAGCCCGACGGCGGGGTCTACCCGTCGGCCCGGGCGCTGCCCACCCTCGGACGAGGCATCGGTCATGCCGTGTTCGGCTGGTTCTGGCCGGGTAACCCGTGGAGCACCCGCTACCGGCGCGAGAACGAGCAACCGGCCGAGCGGACCGCCGGCTGGTTGTCAGGGTCCTGCCTGCTGCTGCGCAGGCAGGCGTTCGAGTCCGTCGGGGGCTTTGACCCGGCGTACTTCATGTACTTCGAGGACGTGGACCTGGGGGAGCGGCTGGCCGACGCCGGCTGGCTGAATGTCTACGTCCCCTCGGCGGCGGTGACCCACACCGGGGCGCACGCCACCTCGCGAAACCCCTCGGCGATGACCTCGGCGCACCATCGCAGCGCCTGGCTGTACTTCAGCCGGCACTACTCGGGCCTGCGCTGGCTGCCGCTGCGGCTGGTGATACGCCTCGGTTTGGCAGTGCGTGAACAATTGTCCTTGCGGATCGCCGGTGTCAGCGCCGGCGCCCGCCCGCACGGCAAGCAGCGCCGGCGATCGGACGGCGAGGTTCGCACGGGCAATGCGGCCAGTGCCGCCAGCGCCGCCAGCGGCGACAATGCCGTCAGTGCCGATAAGGGGGATGTTGGATGA
- a CDS encoding NDP-sugar synthase: MTSSVEAIVLVGGKGTRLRPLTLSAPKPMLPTAGVPFLTHLLSRIKAAGITHVILGTSYQAEVFSEHFGDGAALGLDLEYVVETVPLGTGGAIGNVAHLLRGDTAMIFNGDILTGCDLTGLLDQHRRTSADVTLHLTTVQDPRAFGCVPTDADGRVTAFLEKDPNPVTDQINAGTYVFSRAVVESIPSGRPVSVELETFPGLLAGGALVTGYLDTSYWRDLGKPADFVAGSADLVRGIAPTEALPGPTGEALVLPEAKVADGAVLTGGCTVGRNCVVESGAVIDGSVLFDGARVAAGASVRASIIGRDAVVGPGTLLDSVVIGDRAVLGAGIELLAGARVWPDVQLADGSVRFSADS, from the coding sequence ATGACGTCATCGGTCGAGGCGATAGTGCTGGTGGGTGGCAAGGGCACCCGGTTGCGGCCGCTCACGCTGTCGGCGCCGAAGCCGATGCTGCCGACCGCGGGCGTGCCGTTCCTGACCCACCTGCTGTCCAGGATCAAGGCCGCCGGGATTACCCACGTCATCCTGGGAACCAGTTACCAGGCCGAGGTGTTCTCCGAGCACTTCGGCGACGGCGCCGCGCTCGGCCTGGATTTGGAGTACGTCGTGGAGACCGTGCCGCTGGGCACCGGCGGCGCGATCGGCAACGTCGCGCACCTGCTGCGCGGTGACACCGCGATGATCTTCAACGGCGACATCCTGACCGGCTGTGACCTGACCGGCCTGCTGGACCAGCACCGCCGGACGTCGGCCGACGTCACCCTGCACCTGACCACCGTGCAAGACCCGCGCGCCTTCGGCTGCGTGCCCACCGACGCCGACGGCCGGGTGACCGCCTTCCTGGAGAAGGACCCGAACCCGGTCACCGACCAGATCAACGCCGGCACCTACGTGTTCTCCCGCGCTGTCGTCGAGTCGATCCCGTCCGGACGGCCGGTCTCGGTGGAGCTCGAGACCTTTCCCGGCCTGCTCGCCGGCGGCGCGCTGGTGACCGGTTACCTGGACACCAGCTACTGGCGCGACCTGGGCAAGCCTGCTGACTTCGTGGCCGGATCTGCTGATCTGGTAAGGGGAATCGCGCCCACCGAGGCGCTGCCCGGACCCACCGGCGAGGCGCTGGTGCTGCCCGAGGCGAAGGTCGCCGACGGCGCGGTCCTGACCGGCGGTTGCACGGTCGGGCGGAACTGCGTGGTCGAGTCGGGCGCGGTGATCGACGGCTCGGTGCTCTTCGACGGCGCCCGGGTGGCGGCCGGCGCCTCGGTGCGCGCCAGCATCATCGGCCGGGACGCCGTGGTCGGGCCCGGCACCCTGCTGGACTCGGTGGTGATCGGGGACCGGGCGGTGCTCGGCGCCGGCATCGAACTGCTGGCCGGGGCACGGGTCTGGCCGGACGTCCAGCTCGCTGACGGCAGCGTCCGTTTCTCGGCCGACAGCTAG
- the helR gene encoding RNA polymerase recycling motor ATPase HelR: MNPLTTSAFDLPDHLSAKADPRLIAGDEQHFAAIAESLEQSIADLSDRLDAARKAPGGAGQQALDRDLEIHRLNARLRALRRFGLDLCLGHMVSTDNPEPVYIGRLGLTDPAGHRLLLDWRSAAAEPFFGATHANPVGLASRRRYRWTGGRISDYWDEVFSTDGMAGMAEHPALDDQSAFLASLGSSRSPRMRDVLATIQADQDAIIRAGSGGALVVDGGPGTGKTVVALHRSAYLLYSDPRLGRRSGHSTGGVLFIGPHQPYLDYVADVLPGLGEEGVQTCTLRDLVAEGAVAGIEADPRVAQLKSSADLVTAIETAVRFYEEPPTKPMAVQTHWSDSWLSADEWAEAFEAAEPGTPHNEAREQVFEELLVILMDKHDGDASPHLLRKSLLQNEELLTTLNRAWPLIDAADLVADLWSVPAYLRRCAPWLSAAEVRLLQREDAQAWTESDLPLLDAARRRLGDPEASRRKRRSAAALASQREQMTRVVDDLIAADDSELLLMTSLRQQDLRDALVDEAALPGADPDLLAGPFAHIVVDEAQELTDAQWQMLLPRCPSGSFTVVGDRAQARHGFPESWQERLARIGLVRISVATLNINYRTPKEIMAEAEPVIRAVLPDANVPTSIRGAGVPVRRGSVSELSVILDSWLAEHGEGTACVVSTSSIEDPALRAALEGKPRVRSLTPELVKGLEFDLVVLIDRAASGTGTSGAEASGAETSGGAGAIEAAVDRYVAMTRATQRLVLLTSP, from the coding sequence GTGAACCCCCTTACCACCAGCGCGTTCGACCTTCCCGACCACCTCAGCGCCAAGGCCGACCCACGGCTGATCGCCGGCGACGAGCAGCACTTCGCGGCCATCGCCGAAAGCCTCGAGCAGTCGATCGCCGACCTGTCCGACCGGCTCGATGCCGCGCGCAAGGCGCCGGGTGGCGCCGGCCAGCAGGCGTTGGACCGGGACCTGGAGATCCACCGGTTGAACGCTCGGCTGCGCGCCCTGCGTCGCTTCGGCCTGGACCTGTGCCTCGGGCACATGGTCAGCACGGACAACCCCGAGCCGGTGTACATCGGGCGGCTCGGCCTGACCGACCCCGCGGGTCACCGGCTGCTGCTCGACTGGCGCTCCGCCGCGGCTGAGCCGTTCTTCGGAGCGACCCATGCCAACCCGGTGGGCCTGGCCAGCCGCCGCAGGTACCGCTGGACCGGCGGCCGGATCAGCGACTACTGGGACGAGGTGTTCAGCACCGACGGGATGGCCGGAATGGCCGAACACCCCGCGCTGGACGACCAATCCGCCTTTCTCGCCAGCCTGGGCAGCAGCCGCTCGCCCCGGATGCGTGACGTGCTCGCCACCATCCAGGCCGACCAGGACGCCATCATCCGCGCGGGATCCGGCGGCGCGCTCGTCGTCGACGGCGGCCCGGGCACCGGCAAGACCGTCGTGGCCCTGCACCGCTCGGCCTACCTGCTCTACTCCGACCCTCGCCTCGGCCGCCGCAGCGGTCACTCCACCGGCGGCGTGCTGTTCATCGGCCCGCACCAGCCCTACCTGGACTACGTCGCCGACGTCCTGCCCGGCCTCGGCGAGGAGGGCGTGCAGACCTGCACCCTGCGCGACCTGGTCGCCGAGGGAGCTGTGGCCGGGATCGAGGCCGACCCGCGGGTGGCCCAGCTGAAGTCGTCGGCGGACCTGGTGACGGCGATCGAGACGGCCGTCCGGTTCTACGAGGAGCCGCCCACCAAGCCGATGGCGGTCCAGACGCACTGGTCCGACAGCTGGCTGAGCGCCGATGAGTGGGCCGAGGCGTTCGAAGCGGCCGAGCCGGGCACCCCGCACAACGAGGCGCGCGAGCAGGTCTTCGAGGAACTGCTCGTGATCCTGATGGACAAGCACGACGGCGACGCCTCGCCCCACCTGCTGCGCAAGTCGTTGCTGCAGAACGAGGAACTGCTCACCACCTTAAACAGGGCGTGGCCGCTGATCGACGCGGCTGACCTGGTCGCTGACCTGTGGTCGGTGCCGGCCTACCTGCGCAGGTGCGCTCCGTGGCTCAGCGCCGCCGAGGTTCGATTGCTGCAACGCGAAGACGCCCAGGCCTGGACGGAGTCCGACCTGCCGTTGCTGGATGCGGCGCGGCGGCGGCTCGGTGACCCGGAGGCGTCGCGGCGCAAACGCCGGAGCGCCGCGGCTCTCGCCTCCCAACGGGAGCAGATGACCCGGGTGGTCGATGACCTCATCGCGGCCGATGACTCCGAGTTGCTCCTGATGACCAGCCTGCGCCAGCAGGATCTGCGCGACGCCCTGGTCGACGAGGCCGCGCTGCCCGGCGCCGATCCGGACCTGCTCGCCGGCCCGTTCGCGCACATCGTGGTGGACGAGGCTCAGGAACTGACTGATGCGCAATGGCAGATGCTGCTGCCGCGCTGCCCGTCCGGCAGCTTCACCGTCGTCGGGGACCGCGCCCAGGCCCGGCACGGGTTTCCCGAGTCGTGGCAGGAGCGGCTGGCCCGGATCGGACTGGTCCGGATCAGCGTGGCCACCCTGAACATCAACTACCGGACGCCGAAAGAGATCATGGCCGAGGCCGAGCCGGTCATCCGGGCCGTGCTCCCGGACGCGAACGTGCCGACCTCCATCCGCGGCGCCGGCGTCCCCGTGCGGCGCGGATCGGTTTCGGAGCTGAGCGTGATCCTCGACAGCTGGCTCGCCGAGCATGGTGAAGGAACAGCGTGCGTCGTAAGCACATCCTCGATCGAGGATCCCGCCTTGCGAGCAGCCTTGGAAGGCAAGCCGCGGGTCCGGTCGCTGACCCCGGAGCTGGT